In Fusarium musae strain F31 chromosome 7, whole genome shotgun sequence, a single window of DNA contains:
- a CDS encoding hypothetical protein (EggNog:ENOG41) — protein MPTVKRLKGSGAAKAQKQNEPKEKVNDGRPTPAEVEEEEHQFVQLARKHWLKAGKKPAKPKVKNDVLKQSIWDVLEREGFQYKSLLLLESLQTLESYLWPGYTEEASNFHVLLIALIANVKHREHLATWTLFEDRPADFSSLFRRLLSMMLDRTLSVTLRTQLLCFLIYAFQSLDCTLVRKECAPLVSIGIWHNLSTDSSREASLDQLPHLRKAWKAAHKRYDAADEPNKARLRFERSWLYTLLLDFLGLLYAENRKADQILYCERFTEFLVDLQGQLPTRRYVNTLIQDLHVVPAMRLSPMFNDEENTLLRDLQALLSHFTFFDINDQTGAQYSIAESYDKHCASLAKLQRIALKHFREKLTVLALSNYGSINQRHELQALLEPLTDEELLSLVSLLGFRIAYPESLDLPVDRKLLLEVLLSNFERRKTFQETARDMSLTPTEETIFDSSFQQAETYDGSHPMALPKLNLQYLSIGDFLWRSLILYRCESFYGVRKDIETALRRLRPEAKGSDETNFAGFTKMAIPISKPAILEVVPPLVGDDKPSMVRAEVSFDVRRLGEGVRREWDSLRQDDVVFLIAVEPPLAKSTSDGRDSLSESERLGVITVRTAEIHQITDGKGLHVREGAGKLDTKRRIQLKLDTHAYSRDAERAAADKPDVYGKVNLLLRRGRRENNFKPVLESIRSLVLSDVPLPEWLHEVFLGYGDPAGAHYKNLSNRERKVDFRDTFLDWQHLAESLPGKIIDPGVDVSGSFGPPYVLESVEKQEEPRGNKPSKKRRRDADPALIAEIETMKVSSYKPPNNGPYPVDNPKLNSVRFTPAQIEAITSGTQPGLTVIVGPPGTGKTDVATQVINNIYHNYPEQKTLLLAHSNQALNQLFAKIVALDIDERHLLRLGHGEGDLDTEGNFSKHGRVESFLENRDRYLLEVRKLATSLGAPGAHENSAETAGYFNNVYVAPAWNRFKQIAYAEESTAAEIVAAFPFHSYFSDAPQPIFHPESSKEQVLEAVEGCYRHISKIFSELADALPFEILRRDRDKANYLLTSEARIVAMTTTHAAIRRGEIASLSFHYDNVVMEEAAQVTEIETFLPLAMQKPRNGKLPLQRVVLCGDHFQNSPVIQSLAFRHYANLEQSLFSRLVRLGVPTVTLDQQGRARGSIASLYQWRYPKLGSLPEVQTSAEFVKANAGFKFDYQFINVPDYKGRGEAEPTPHFIQNLGEAEYAVAIFQYMRLLGYPAEKITILTTYAGQRALVKDVLSHRCARNPVFGMPKAVATVDKYQGEQNDYIILSLTRTSRVGYLRDVRRMTVALSRARLGLYILGRREVFEACPELRPAFDILLQRPDKLILVTGELWPTQRQVTQESGAVEGEVPMEGVEHLGQYVFEMTNTKIKQLEAEQGGLPETIMEEPEDEEGVYRNNEDEEEEEEEEVEADILEVREGE, from the exons ATGCCTACAGTGAAGCGACTCAAGGGCAGCGGTGCTGCCAAGGCGCAAAAGCAGAACGAACCAAAGGAAAAGGTCAACGATGGACGGCCAACCCCAgccgaggttgaggaggaggagcatcaGTTCGTCCAACTGGCGCGAAAGCATTGGTTGAAAGCCGGCAAGAAGCCAGCGAAGCCTAAGGTGAAGAACGACGTTCTCAAACAAAGTATCTGGGATGTACTTGAACGCGAGGGCTTCCAGTACAAGtctcttttgcttcttgagagcctgCAGACTTTAGAGAG TTACCTATGGCCAGGATACACCGAGGAGGCTTCCAACTTTCACGTTCTGTTGATTGCGCTCATCGCAAACGTGAAACATCGAGAGCATCTCGCGACATGGA CACTCTTCGAGGACCGACCCGCCGATTTCTCTTCACTTTTCCGCCGACTCTTGTCGATGATGCTCGATCGAACACTATCCGTTACGCTCCGGACTCAACTTCTCTGCTTCCTCATATATGCTTTCCAGAGTCTCGACTGCACTCTCGTCCGCAAAGAATGTGCCCCTCTTGTATCGATTGGCATTTGGCACAACTTGTCCACCGACTCATCGCGCGAAGCTAGCCTAGATCAACTCCCTCATCTACGAAAAGCCTGGAAGGCCGCACACAAGCGATATGATGCCGCTGATGAGCCCAACAAGGCACGACTACGGTTCGAGCGATCTTGGCTTTATACACTTCTTCTCGACTTTTTGGGTTTGCTGTATGCAGAGAACAGAAAGGCGG ACCAAATTCTCTACTGTGAGCGTTTCACTGAGTTTCTTGTTGATCTCCAGGGCCAGCTTCCAACCAGACGATATGTCAATACCTTGATTCAGGATCTTCATGTTGTTCCCGCCATGCGATTATCACCGATGTTTAATGATGAGGAAAACACTCTTCTCCGCGACCTCCAGGCTTTGCTTTCCCACTTTACGTTCTTTGATATCAATGACCAGACAGGCGCTCAGTATAGCATAGCAGAGTCGTACGACAAACACTGCGCGTCACTCGCCAAGTTGCAACGCATTGCTCTGAAACATTTCAGAGAGAAGCTTACGGTACTGGCTCTGTCGAACTATGGTTCCATTAACCAAAGGCATGAACTGCAGGCATTACTGGAACCGTTGACGGATGAAGAACTTCTGAGCCTAGTATCTCTGCTTGGTTTCCGGATAGCCTATCCCGAGAGCTTGGATCTACCAGTAGATCGCAAGTTGTTGCTTGAAGTGCTCTTGTCTAATTTTGAGCGCAGAAAGACGTTCCAAGAGACGGCACGAGACATGAGTCTGACACCAACCGAGGAGACAATATTCGATAGCAGTTTCCAGCAGGCAGAAACATATGATGGCTCACATCCGATGGCCCTTCCCAAACTGAACCTCCAATATCTCTCAATAGGTGACTTTCTGTGGCGGTCACTTATCTTGTATCGGTGCGAGTCCTTTTATGGAGTCCGAAAGGATATTGAGACTGCTTTGAGGCGTTTACGCCCAGAGGCCAAGGGATCAGATGAAACAAACTTTGCTGGTTTCACAAAGATGGCGATACCGATCTCAAAGCCAGCCATCCTCGAGGTTGTCCCTCCTCTTGTAGGAGATGACAAACCATCCATGGTACGCGCTGAAGTTTCTTTTGACGTTAGACGTCTGGGCGAAGGAGTCCGAAGAGAGTGGGATTCTCTCCGACaggatgatgttgttttCCTCATTGCAGTCGAGCCACCACTAGCAAAGTCCACCAGCGACGGACGAGATAGTTTGTCAGAGTCTGAACGACTAGGTGTGATAACTGTACGAACCGCCGAAATCCACCAAATCACCGACGGTAAAGGCCTCCATGTTCGAGAGGGCGCAGGAAAACTTGACACCAAGCGCCGCATCCAACTCAAGCTGGACACACATGCTTACAGCAGAGATGCTGAGCGGGCGGCGGCTGACAAGCCTGATGTTTATGGCAAAGTCAACCTTctgttgagaagaggaagaagggagaACAACTTCAAGCCCGTGTTAGAATCCATTCGAAGCCTGGTGCTGTCAGATGTTCCTCTGCCGGAATGGCTACATGAGGTCTTTCTCGGCTATGGGGATCCTGCTGGAGCGCATTACAAGAACTTGTCAAATCGCGAACGCAAGGTCGACTTTAGGGATACTTTTCTTGACTGGCAGCATCTAGCAGAAAGTCTCCCTGGTAAGATCATTGACCCGGGTGTCGACGTCTCCGGTAGCTTCGGACCGCCCTACGTCCTGGAGtctgttgagaagcaagagGAGCCTCGAGGTAATAAGCCTTCCAAAAAGCGACGTCGAGATGCCGATCCTGCACTTATCGCTGAGATTGAGACTATGAAGGTATCGAGCTATAAGCCCCCTAACAACGGCCCTTATCCCGTTGATAACCCTAAGCTCAACTCGGTCCGGTTCACTCCCGCTCAGATTGAAGCTATTACTTCAGGCACCCAACCTGGACTCACTGTCATTGTTGGACCTCCCGGTACAGGAAAGACGGATGTTGCTACACAGGTTATCAACAACATTTACCACAATTATCCCGAGCAGAAaacgcttcttcttgctcatAGCAACCAAGCACTCAACCAGCTGTTTGCCAAGATCGTCGCCCTCGATATCGACGAGCGACATCTATTGCGTCTCGGCCACGGTGAAGGGGATCTAGATACGGAAGGAAACTTCAGCAAGCATGGCCGAGTCGAGTCATTCCTAGAAAACCGAGACCGCTATCTTTTGGAAGTGAGGAAACTAGCAACCAGCCTTGGCGCCCCTGGAGCTCATGAGAACTCAGCTGAGACAGCAGGTTACTTCAATAATGTCTACGTCGCTCCAGCATGGAACAGGTTCAAGCAGATCGCTTACGCCGAGGAATCAACAGCTGCTGAGATTGTGGCAGCCTTTCCCTTTCATTCGTACTTTTCAGATGCCCCGCAACCTATCTTCCACCCAGAGAGTAGTAAAGAGCAAGTGCTTGAAGCTGTGGAAGGCTGCTACCGGCATATTTCCAAGATTTTCTCGGAGCTGGCTGATGCACTTCCGTTTGAGATCCTCCGACGAGATCGTGACAAGGCAAACTACCTGCTCACCAGCGAGGCGCGCATTGTCGCCATGACGACAACACATGCAGCTatcagaagaggagagatcGCATCACTCAGTTTTCATTACGACAACGTAGTTATGGAGGAGGCTGCTCAAGTGACCGAGATCGAGACCTTTTTGCCACTCGCGATGCAGAAGCCTCGAAATGGTAAATTGCCTCTCCAAAGGGTTGTTTTGTGCGGAGACCATTTCCAGAATTCACCGGTCATTCAAAGTCTGGCATTCCGTCACTACGCCAACCTTGAGCAGTCACTATTCTCAAGACTGGTCAGACTGGGCGTTCCTACGGTTACCCTCGACCAGCAGGGCCGTGCTCGTGGTTCAATCGCGAGTCTTTACCAGTGGCGCTACCCCAAGCTCGGCAGCCTTCCCGAGGTGCAGACAAGTGCTGAGTTTGTCAAGGCCAATGCCGGATTCAAGTTTGACTATCAGTTTATCAATGTGCCTGACTACAAGGGTCGGGGAGAGGCTGAACCCACGCCACACTTTATCCAGAACCTCGGCGAGGCCGAGTACGCAGTGGCCATCTTCCAGTACATGCGCCTCCTGGGTTACcctgctgagaagatcacTATCCTCACAACTTACGCTGGTCAACGGGCCCTGGTAAAGGATGTGCTCTCGCATAGATGCGCCCGAAACCCCGTCTTTGGTATGCCCAAGGCGGTAGCTACTGTCGACAAATACCAGGGCGAGCAGAACGATT ATATCATTCTGTCGCTTACCCGAACGTCACGCGTGGGCTATTTACGTGACGTACGACGCATGACAGTAGCTCTATCTCGAGCAAGACTTGGCTTGTACATTCTCGGCCGCCGCGAGGTTTTTGAAGCATGCCCTGAGCTTCGACCTGCCTTTGACATATTACTCCAAAGACCAGATAAGCTGATACTGGTGACGGGAGAGCTCTGGCCTACGCAGAGACAGGTCACTCAGGAGTCAGGGGCTGTGGAGGGCGAGGTACCAATGGAAGGCGTAGAGCACCTGGGCCAATATGTCTTTGAGATGACCAACACAAAGATCAAGCAGCTCGAGGCAGAACAGGGAGGACTACCTGAGACAATTATGGAAGAGcctgaagacgaggaggggGTTTATCGCAAcaacgaagatgaggaagaagaggaagaagaggaggtcgAGGCAGACATCTTGGAAGTTCGAGAAGGAGAGTAG